In Janibacter alkaliphilus, the following proteins share a genomic window:
- a CDS encoding ribonuclease J: protein MSHPHPDLGTPRKLSKHAVRVVPLGGLGEIGRNMTVIEQGGQLLIVDCGVLFPDDHQPGVDLILPDFSYIEDRLDDIQAVILTHGHEDHIGAVPYLLRLKPDLPLVGSQLTLALVEAKLKEHKITPYTLGVAEGRREVFGNFDCEFIAVNHSIPDALAVFVRTPAGTLLHTGDFKMDQLPLDRRITDLRAFARAGEEGVDLFLTDSTNATVPGFTAPEKDISQAIDKVFRGAERRIIAACFSSHVHRVQQVLDAAEKAGRKVAFVGRSMIRNMGIASELGHLHVPDGVLVDVKQLDQLPDDKVVLICTGSQGEPMAALNRMANRDHRIDVGVDDTIMLLSSPIPGNEGSVWRVINGLMRLGAHVVHSGGPDRVHVSGHASAGELLYIYNVVQPKNVMPVHGEWRHLVANRDLAIATGVHPDHVPLAEDGVVVDLVDGRARVAGAVPCGYVYVDGSSVGETDEDLLKDRRILRDEGFISVMVVVDSTTGKIVAGPEITARGFSEGEEIFDQVRPKIVKAIEDAAAKGTTDPHQLQQVVRRAVGSWVGGKIRRRPMILPVVVEA, encoded by the coding sequence ATGAGCCACCCGCACCCCGACCTCGGCACCCCCCGCAAGCTCTCGAAGCACGCCGTCCGCGTCGTCCCGCTCGGCGGGCTCGGCGAGATCGGCCGCAACATGACGGTCATCGAGCAGGGCGGCCAGCTGCTCATCGTCGACTGCGGCGTCCTCTTCCCGGACGACCACCAGCCCGGCGTCGACCTCATCCTCCCCGACTTCTCCTACATCGAGGACCGGCTGGACGACATCCAGGCGGTGATCCTCACCCACGGCCACGAGGACCACATCGGCGCCGTGCCCTACCTGCTGCGGCTCAAGCCGGACCTGCCGCTGGTCGGCTCCCAGCTGACCCTGGCCCTGGTCGAGGCCAAGCTCAAGGAGCACAAGATCACCCCCTACACCCTCGGCGTGGCCGAGGGGCGCCGGGAGGTCTTCGGCAACTTCGACTGCGAGTTCATCGCCGTCAACCACTCGATCCCGGACGCGCTGGCCGTCTTCGTCCGCACCCCGGCCGGCACCCTGCTGCACACCGGCGACTTCAAGATGGACCAGCTGCCGCTGGACCGGCGGATCACCGACCTGCGCGCCTTCGCCCGGGCCGGCGAGGAGGGGGTCGACCTCTTCCTCACCGACTCCACCAACGCCACCGTGCCCGGCTTCACCGCCCCGGAGAAGGACATCTCGCAGGCGATCGACAAGGTCTTCCGCGGGGCCGAGCGGCGGATCATCGCCGCCTGCTTCTCCAGCCATGTGCACCGCGTGCAGCAGGTGCTCGACGCCGCCGAGAAGGCGGGCCGCAAGGTCGCCTTCGTCGGCCGCTCGATGATCCGCAACATGGGCATCGCCTCCGAGCTGGGGCACCTGCACGTGCCCGACGGGGTGCTCGTCGACGTCAAGCAGCTCGACCAGCTGCCTGACGACAAGGTCGTGCTCATCTGCACCGGCAGCCAGGGCGAGCCGATGGCCGCGCTGAACCGGATGGCCAACCGCGATCACCGGATCGACGTCGGGGTCGACGACACGATCATGCTGCTGTCCTCGCCGATCCCCGGCAACGAGGGCTCGGTGTGGCGGGTCATCAACGGGCTGATGCGCCTCGGTGCGCACGTCGTGCACAGCGGCGGGCCGGACCGGGTGCACGTCTCCGGGCACGCCAGCGCCGGCGAGCTGCTCTACATCTACAACGTCGTCCAGCCCAAGAACGTCATGCCGGTGCACGGCGAGTGGCGCCACCTGGTGGCCAACCGCGACCTGGCGATCGCCACCGGGGTGCACCCCGACCACGTGCCGCTGGCCGAGGACGGGGTGGTCGTCGACCTCGTCGACGGGCGGGCCCGGGTGGCCGGCGCGGTGCCCTGCGGCTACGTCTACGTCGACGGCTCCAGCGTCGGCGAGACCGACGAGGACCTGCTCAAGGACCGGCGCATCCTGCGCGACGAGGGCTTCATCTCGGTGATGGTGGTCGTCGACTCCACCACCGGGAAGATCGTCGCCGGCCCGGAGATCACCGCCCGCGGCTTCTCCGAGGGCGAGGAGATCTTCGACCAGGTGCGGCCGAAGATCGTCAAGGCGATCGAGGATGCGGCCGCCAAGGGCACCACCGATCCC
- the dapA gene encoding 4-hydroxy-tetrahydrodipicolinate synthase: MPDTTPFGRVATAMVTPMTPDGAVDEGGVRAVARHLVETGHDGIVVNGTTGESATLTEDESIEAVRLVVDEVGDQVAVVAGVGSNDTRHSVEMARRSADVGARSLLLVTPYYNKPTQAGVIAHCTAVADATDLPVMLYDIPGRTAIPFTTETLVALDAHPRIQAVKDAKGDLAATSEVLARTDHLIYSGEDALTLPLLAIGAVGMVSVTGHVAGREHVELLAATERGDLATARQIHTRLLPLVQAMMTTSQGAIMAKAALVELGVIDHATVRLPLVEGPPEHLEILRKGMAASGLAVTA; this comes from the coding sequence ATGCCTGACACCACCCCCTTCGGTCGCGTCGCGACAGCGATGGTGACCCCGATGACCCCCGACGGTGCCGTCGACGAAGGGGGCGTGCGCGCGGTCGCTCGCCACCTCGTCGAGACCGGTCACGACGGCATCGTCGTCAACGGCACCACCGGCGAGTCGGCCACCCTGACCGAGGACGAGAGCATCGAGGCGGTGCGCCTGGTCGTCGACGAGGTCGGTGACCAGGTCGCCGTCGTCGCCGGCGTCGGCTCGAACGACACCCGGCACAGCGTCGAGATGGCTCGCCGCTCCGCCGACGTCGGGGCGCGCTCGCTGCTGCTCGTCACGCCCTACTACAACAAGCCCACCCAGGCCGGGGTGATCGCGCACTGCACCGCGGTCGCCGACGCCACCGACCTGCCGGTGATGCTCTACGACATCCCCGGCCGCACCGCCATCCCCTTCACCACCGAGACCCTCGTCGCGCTGGACGCGCACCCGCGGATCCAGGCGGTCAAGGACGCCAAGGGCGATCTCGCCGCGACGTCCGAGGTGCTCGCCCGCACCGACCACCTGATCTACTCCGGCGAGGACGCCCTCACCCTGCCGCTGCTGGCGATCGGCGCGGTCGGCATGGTCTCGGTCACCGGCCATGTGGCCGGCCGGGAGCACGTCGAGCTGCTCGCCGCCACCGAGCGCGGCGACCTGGCCACCGCCCGCCAGATCCACACCCGCCTGCTGCCGCTGGTCCAGGCGATGATGACCACCTCGCAGGGAGCGATCATGGCCAAGGCCGCGCTCGTCGAGCTCGGGGTGATCGACCACGCCACGGTCCGGCTGCCGCTGGTCGAGGGACCACCGGAGCACCTGGAGATCCTTCGGAAGGGGATGGCCGCCTCCGGCCTGGCGGTGACCGCATGA
- a CDS encoding thymidylate synthase, with protein MRQYLELLEHVRDHGVEKSDRTGTGTRSVFGHQMRFDLTEGFPVLTTKKLHLRSIIGELLWFLRGDTNVRWLQERGISIWDEWADEDGELGPVYGHQWRSWPTPDGRHVDQIAKVIESIRTNPDSRRHIVSAWNVAEVDQMALPPCHSLFQFYVAPPAPGQERGRLSCQLYQRSADIFLGVPFNIASYALLTMLVAQQTDLEVGDLVHTLGDAHLYLNHLEQADLQLTRQPHPLPTMEIAPRPSIDAYELEDFRLVGYVAEPGIKAPIAV; from the coding sequence ATGCGTCAGTACCTCGAGCTGCTCGAGCACGTCCGAGACCACGGGGTGGAGAAGTCGGACCGCACCGGCACCGGCACCCGCAGCGTCTTCGGTCACCAGATGCGCTTCGACCTCACCGAGGGCTTCCCGGTGCTGACGACGAAGAAGCTGCACCTGCGCTCGATCATCGGCGAGCTGCTGTGGTTCCTGCGCGGCGACACCAACGTGCGCTGGCTGCAGGAGCGCGGCATCTCCATCTGGGACGAGTGGGCCGACGAGGACGGCGAGCTGGGCCCGGTCTATGGGCACCAGTGGCGCAGCTGGCCCACCCCCGACGGGCGGCACGTCGACCAGATCGCCAAGGTCATCGAGTCCATCCGGACGAACCCGGACAGCCGACGGCACATCGTCTCGGCGTGGAACGTGGCCGAGGTGGACCAGATGGCGCTGCCGCCGTGCCACAGCCTCTTCCAGTTCTACGTCGCCCCGCCCGCACCGGGGCAGGAGCGGGGCCGGCTGTCCTGCCAGCTCTACCAGCGCAGCGCCGACATCTTCCTCGGCGTCCCCTTCAACATCGCCTCCTACGCGCTGCTGACGATGCTCGTCGCCCAGCAGACCGACCTCGAGGTCGGCGACCTCGTGCACACCCTCGGGGACGCGCACCTCTACCTCAACCACCTCGAGCAGGCCGACCTGCAGCTCACCCGGCAGCCGCACCCGCTGCCGACCATGGAGATCGCCCCCCGGCCCAGCATCGACGCCTACGAGCTGGAGGACTTCCGGCTCGTCGGCTACGTCGCCGAGCCGGGCATCAAGGCCCCGATCGCGGTCTGA
- a CDS encoding dihydrofolate reductase yields the protein MPAGPRITHIAALGRNRVIGDGTGMPWHLPEDLRWFKRQTMGHPMIMGRRTFDSMGALPGRRSIVLSRDPSLAPAGEQVRVTRSVDEALALAADGEGGDEVFVVGGGEIYRQTLERADRLLLTEVDLAPAGSVTYPELDEAVWPEVHREQRDGFAWVERRRAGTG from the coding sequence ATGCCAGCCGGACCGCGGATCACCCACATCGCCGCCCTCGGCCGCAACCGGGTCATCGGCGACGGAACCGGCATGCCCTGGCACCTGCCCGAGGACCTGCGCTGGTTCAAGCGCCAGACCATGGGCCACCCGATGATCATGGGCCGGCGCACCTTCGACTCGATGGGCGCGCTGCCCGGACGCCGCTCGATCGTCCTCAGCCGCGACCCCTCGCTCGCCCCGGCCGGGGAGCAGGTGCGGGTGACACGCAGCGTAGACGAAGCGCTGGCGCTGGCCGCCGACGGTGAAGGGGGCGACGAGGTCTTCGTCGTCGGTGGCGGCGAGATCTACCGGCAGACCCTGGAGCGGGCCGACCGGCTGCTGCTCACCGAGGTGGACCTGGCACCCGCCGGCTCGGTGACCTACCCGGAGCTCGACGAGGCGGTCTGGCCCGAGGTGCACCGCGAGCAGCGCGACGGCTTCGCCTGGGTGGAGCGGCGGCGCGCCGGCACGGGCTGA
- a CDS encoding SatD family protein, with the protein MSEMKAVAVATLIGDVVGSRRSPDRAALHRRLTAALAEVAADDGVLEPPRVTVGDELQATYATLGAALQATWRLRAALAPEVDMRFGLGWGPVTALDDEIQDGPGWWDAREAITAVAQEQRQQAWTGLRTAYRSRADDAPDPAAVDAALRCRDYLAGSLDDRSRQILEGLMAGRTQSDIAAEQGISPSAVSQRYRGEVGVLMQVIASLASVGAGTDGTTAPGRSTEPGA; encoded by the coding sequence ATGAGCGAGATGAAGGCCGTCGCTGTCGCGACGCTCATCGGGGACGTCGTGGGATCGCGCCGCAGCCCCGACCGGGCCGCGCTGCACCGGCGCCTGACCGCAGCCCTCGCCGAGGTCGCGGCGGACGACGGGGTGCTGGAGCCGCCCCGGGTCACCGTGGGAGACGAGCTGCAGGCGACCTACGCCACCCTCGGGGCGGCCCTGCAGGCCACCTGGCGGCTGCGCGCCGCGCTCGCCCCGGAGGTCGACATGCGCTTCGGCCTGGGCTGGGGCCCGGTGACCGCCCTCGACGACGAGATCCAGGACGGGCCGGGCTGGTGGGACGCCCGCGAGGCGATCACCGCGGTGGCGCAGGAGCAGCGACAGCAGGCGTGGACCGGCCTGCGCACCGCCTACCGCAGCCGCGCCGACGACGCCCCCGACCCGGCCGCGGTCGACGCCGCCCTGCGCTGTCGGGACTACCTGGCAGGCTCGCTCGACGACCGCTCCCGACAGATCCTCGAGGGACTCATGGCAGGCCGTACCCAGTCCGACATCGCCGCCGAGCAGGGCATCTCGCCCTCCGCGGTCTCGCAGCGCTACCGGGGCGAGGTCGGGGTGCTGATGCAGGTGATCGCCTCGCTGGCGAGCGTGGGCGCCGGCACGGACGGCACCACCGCGCCCGGGCGGTCGACGGAGCCAGGCGCATGA
- a CDS encoding signal peptidase I encodes MTSTTPSEPGTEDGRRPGALGRVLRWPLLVLLVVLCLVLVVTVAYPRARGYVPLTILSGSMEPTYPAGSQVFVEPVETVEEAEEKIGVGTTITFMPYPDDPTLVTHRVVEVSYGTDGKPRYTTQGDANETPDETEIGQQQARGVVRYHVPWIGHVASSMDAERKGLLATGLAVALFAYALWNLGSAARDRRRHQAVSDDAD; translated from the coding sequence ATGACCTCGACGACGCCCTCCGAGCCGGGGACCGAGGACGGCCGACGCCCTGGTGCGCTCGGCAGGGTCCTGCGGTGGCCGCTCCTCGTGCTGCTCGTCGTCCTCTGCCTCGTCCTCGTCGTCACGGTGGCCTACCCGCGCGCCCGCGGCTACGTGCCGCTGACGATCCTGTCGGGCTCGATGGAGCCGACCTACCCGGCCGGCAGCCAGGTCTTTGTCGAGCCCGTCGAGACGGTCGAGGAGGCCGAGGAGAAGATCGGGGTCGGCACCACGATCACCTTCATGCCGTACCCGGACGACCCGACCCTGGTCACCCACCGGGTCGTCGAGGTCTCCTACGGCACGGACGGGAAGCCCCGGTACACCACCCAGGGCGACGCCAACGAGACTCCGGACGAGACCGAGATCGGCCAGCAGCAGGCCCGCGGCGTCGTCCGCTACCACGTGCCGTGGATCGGGCACGTCGCCTCCAGCATGGACGCCGAGCGCAAGGGTCTCCTGGCGACCGGGCTGGCCGTGGCCCTCTTCGCCTACGCGCTGTGGAACCTCGGGTCCGCGGCCCGGGACCGCCGCCGGCACCAGGCGGTGAGCGACGATGCGGACTGA
- a CDS encoding alternate-type signal peptide domain-containing protein, giving the protein MAMSRNTKSVVAVGAGIVLLTAAGGTFAQWSESENLDGGTVTAGHLDMEVSAGTWYDTKGTTATGDDTELDASTFRVVPGDTIEYRATITQDLVGDNLEAELESDLSTATGELADFVTTIATLDGAATQTLTPDNSGESFDAVVRIEMPFGEGTVTDPDGGEDTSLDLSSMEISLVQTPNP; this is encoded by the coding sequence ATGGCCATGTCCCGAAACACCAAGTCCGTCGTCGCCGTGGGCGCGGGGATCGTCCTGCTCACTGCTGCCGGCGGCACCTTCGCTCAGTGGAGCGAGTCGGAGAACCTCGACGGCGGCACCGTGACCGCCGGTCACCTCGACATGGAGGTGAGCGCCGGGACCTGGTACGACACCAAGGGCACCACGGCCACCGGCGACGACACCGAGCTCGACGCCAGCACCTTCCGCGTCGTCCCGGGTGACACCATCGAGTACCGCGCGACGATCACCCAGGACCTCGTCGGCGACAACCTCGAGGCCGAGCTCGAGAGCGACCTGTCCACCGCCACCGGTGAGCTCGCCGACTTCGTCACGACCATCGCCACCCTCGACGGCGCGGCGACGCAGACCCTGACCCCGGACAACAGCGGGGAGTCCTTCGACGCCGTCGTGCGCATCGAGATGCCGTTCGGCGAGGGCACCGTCACCGACCCCGACGGCGGCGAGGACACCTCCCTCGACCTGAGCTCGATGGAGATCTCGCTGGTCCAGACGCCGAACCCTTGA
- a CDS encoding SMP-30/gluconolactonase/LRE family protein, with amino-acid sequence MAVCSPVTRPLTVLGVPGPGAEDVLVAGDGTVWTGTADGCIHAVDPEGAGTRRVVRTGGRPLGLEWLPDGRLLVCDARRGLLAVRPDDGHLEELVTEVDGVPLRFVNNAAAAEDGTIWFTDSSRRFGIEQWEDDLMQHTCTGRLLRRSPTGHVETVLDGLAFANGVALAADESAVYVAETALRRVRRVGLVDGRPLAGHEPGQAGRSSAPSDGGLLCADLPGYPDNISRGSDGLVWVTVAAPPDPALGMLQRSPGLVRTLARRVPQVAKPRPRRSVRVVAVDAGGTVVHDLGADAAGWHMATGVREQDGRVWLGSLAEPAIAWLPVDAG; translated from the coding sequence ATGGCCGTCTGCTCGCCCGTCACCCGTCCGCTCACCGTGCTCGGGGTGCCCGGGCCGGGCGCCGAGGACGTGCTCGTCGCCGGGGACGGCACCGTCTGGACCGGTACCGCCGACGGGTGCATCCACGCCGTGGACCCCGAGGGGGCCGGGACCCGCCGGGTGGTGCGCACCGGCGGACGTCCGCTGGGCCTGGAGTGGCTGCCCGACGGCCGGCTGCTGGTCTGCGACGCCCGGCGCGGGCTGCTCGCCGTGCGGCCCGACGACGGTCATCTCGAAGAGCTGGTGACCGAGGTCGACGGGGTGCCGCTGCGCTTCGTCAACAACGCCGCCGCGGCCGAGGACGGGACGATCTGGTTCACCGACTCCTCCCGCCGCTTCGGCATCGAGCAGTGGGAGGACGACCTCATGCAGCACACGTGCACCGGTCGGCTGCTGCGGCGCAGCCCGACCGGGCACGTCGAGACCGTCCTGGACGGGCTCGCCTTCGCCAACGGCGTCGCCCTGGCGGCCGACGAGTCGGCCGTCTACGTCGCCGAGACGGCGCTGCGCCGGGTGCGGCGGGTGGGTCTGGTCGACGGTCGTCCGCTGGCCGGTCACGAGCCCGGGCAGGCCGGTCGGTCGAGCGCCCCGAGCGACGGCGGGCTGCTCTGCGCCGACCTGCCCGGCTACCCGGACAACATCAGCCGCGGCAGCGACGGGCTGGTGTGGGTGACGGTCGCGGCCCCGCCCGACCCGGCGCTCGGGATGCTGCAGCGCTCGCCGGGGCTGGTGCGGACGCTGGCGCGCCGGGTGCCGCAGGTGGCCAAGCCCCGACCCCGCCGCAGCGTCCGGGTGGTGGCCGTGGACGCCGGCGGCACGGTGGTGCACGACCTGGGTGCCGACGCCGCCGGCTGGCACATGGCCACCGGGGTGCGGGAGCAGGACGGGCGGGTGTGGCTGGGCAGCCTGGCCGAGCCGGCCATCGCCTGGCTGCCGGTCGACGCGGGCTAG
- a CDS encoding enoyl-CoA hydratase-related protein: MPIRTSTDAAVTTITIERPERRGALNLAHLEELDAAVRQAVADGARALVLTGSDGHFCAGADLTELEDVSFTVRLGEVLQHLASLPITTVAAISGSCMGLGMQLALACDLRVVADGSRFAVPVARLGLMVDRWTLDRLRRHVGEGTARAMVLTAEVLDADDAWRLGLTQRRGDLGSAQELAARAVPLAPLTQSGSKRGLDLADGEDGRAYEEAFAAAWASEDLAEGRAAFAERRSPTFRGR; encoded by the coding sequence GTGCCCATCCGAACCAGCACCGACGCCGCGGTCACGACGATCACCATCGAGCGGCCCGAGCGCCGCGGGGCCCTCAACCTCGCCCACCTCGAGGAGCTCGACGCCGCGGTCCGGCAGGCGGTCGCGGACGGTGCCCGGGCGCTGGTGCTGACCGGCAGCGACGGGCACTTCTGCGCCGGCGCCGACCTCACCGAGCTCGAGGACGTCTCCTTCACCGTCCGCCTCGGCGAGGTGCTGCAGCACCTGGCCTCGCTCCCGATCACGACGGTGGCCGCCATCTCCGGCTCGTGCATGGGCCTGGGCATGCAGCTCGCCCTGGCCTGCGATCTGCGGGTCGTCGCCGACGGGTCCCGCTTCGCCGTGCCGGTCGCCCGCCTCGGGCTGATGGTCGACCGGTGGACCCTGGACCGGCTGCGGCGGCACGTCGGCGAGGGCACCGCCCGGGCGATGGTGCTCACCGCCGAGGTGCTCGACGCCGACGACGCCTGGCGCCTGGGGCTGACCCAGCGTCGCGGCGACCTGGGCAGCGCCCAGGAGCTGGCCGCGCGAGCGGTCCCGCTGGCGCCGCTGACCCAGTCCGGCTCCAAGCGGGGGCTCGACCTCGCCGACGGCGAGGACGGTCGGGCCTACGAGGAGGCCTTCGCCGCCGCCTGGGCCAGCGAGGACCTCGCCGAGGGCCGGGCCGCCTTCGCCGAGCGCCGCTCCCCCACCTTCCGCGGCCGCTGA
- a CDS encoding GNAT family N-acetyltransferase: MAPHADASVRGATENDAPAVGLVQALVWQEAYDGVVPPEVHAAFEPQSFATAWRESLRRPPEGVHRLLVACAGEQVVGFAAIGPSQDPDASPATGEITAMGVHPQARRQGHGSRLLNAAVDLLREAGAEHVAAWTLARHEGVRAFLGGAGLTPDGAYRDRVVSPEGATAREVRLVATLDAPTQE; this comes from the coding sequence ATGGCACCGCACGCCGACGCCAGCGTCCGCGGCGCCACCGAGAACGACGCCCCGGCCGTCGGGCTGGTCCAGGCGCTGGTGTGGCAGGAGGCCTACGACGGGGTGGTGCCCCCGGAGGTGCACGCCGCCTTCGAGCCGCAGTCCTTCGCCACCGCCTGGCGGGAGTCATTGCGCCGGCCACCGGAAGGGGTGCACCGGCTGCTCGTGGCCTGCGCCGGCGAGCAGGTCGTCGGCTTCGCGGCGATCGGCCCGAGCCAGGACCCGGACGCCTCGCCGGCCACCGGCGAGATCACCGCGATGGGCGTGCACCCGCAGGCCCGGCGGCAGGGGCACGGCTCCCGCCTGCTCAACGCCGCCGTCGACCTGCTGCGCGAGGCCGGGGCCGAGCACGTCGCCGCCTGGACCCTGGCCCGGCACGAAGGGGTGCGCGCCTTCCTCGGCGGCGCCGGGCTCACCCCGGACGGCGCCTACCGCGACCGGGTGGTCTCGCCGGAGGGCGCCACGGCCCGCGAGGTGCGGCTCGTCGCCACCCTCGACGCGCCCACGCAGGAGTGA
- the dapB gene encoding 4-hydroxy-tetrahydrodipicolinate reductase, with product MTIQVAVIGAGGRMGATVCEAVEAAPGTELVARFDEGDDLGDLGGAQVAVDFTVPDVSPGNVARCVRQGVHVVVGTSGWGEEKLSALREQLAERPEVGVLIAPNFAIGAVLMMQFAQQAARFYESVEVVELHHPRKVDAPSGTAARTAEMIGQARAEAGLGEVPDATTDDPDGARGALVHGVPVHAVRLRGLVAHQEVLLGGEGEQLTIRHDSFDRVSFMPGVLTGIREVGAHPGVTVGLEHYLGI from the coding sequence ATGACGATCCAGGTGGCAGTGATCGGCGCCGGCGGGCGCATGGGTGCGACGGTCTGCGAGGCGGTCGAGGCCGCCCCGGGCACCGAGCTGGTGGCCCGGTTCGACGAGGGGGACGACCTCGGCGACCTCGGCGGCGCCCAGGTCGCCGTCGACTTCACCGTCCCGGACGTCAGCCCCGGCAACGTCGCCCGCTGCGTGCGCCAGGGGGTGCACGTCGTCGTCGGGACCAGCGGCTGGGGTGAGGAGAAGCTCTCGGCGCTGCGCGAGCAGCTCGCCGAGCGGCCCGAGGTGGGCGTGCTCATCGCGCCCAACTTCGCCATCGGGGCGGTGCTCATGATGCAGTTCGCGCAGCAGGCGGCGCGCTTCTACGAGTCGGTCGAGGTCGTCGAGCTGCACCACCCGCGCAAGGTGGACGCCCCCAGCGGCACCGCCGCGCGCACCGCCGAGATGATCGGCCAGGCACGCGCCGAGGCCGGCCTCGGCGAGGTCCCGGACGCCACCACCGACGACCCGGACGGGGCGCGCGGTGCCCTGGTGCACGGCGTGCCGGTGCACGCGGTGCGGCTGCGCGGCCTGGTGGCTCACCAGGAGGTGCTGCTCGGCGGCGAGGGGGAGCAGCTGACGATCCGGCACGACTCCTTCGACCGGGTCTCCTTCATGCCCGGGGTGCTCACCGGCATCCGCGAGGTGGGCGCGCACCCCGGCGTGACCGTGGGGCTGGAGCACTACCTCGGGATCTGA